The sequence CAGGTGTTCAACCGGGCCATGACCACGTCCAGCAGGCAGTCCGCGCTGGATGTCGCCGAACTCCTCGACCTGACGGGGGTGTCCGTGGTCGCCGACATCGGCGGCGGCCAGGGCCATGTGCTCGCGAGTCTGCTGGACAAGCACCCGGAGGTCCGCGGGACCCTGCTCGATCTGCCCGGTGTGGTGGCCAGGGCCGACGACCGGCTGCGCGACGGCGGAGATCTCGCCGGCCGGGCGGACATCGTCGCCGGTGACTGCCGCGAGAGCATCCCCGTCGAGGCCGACCTCTACATCATCAAGAACATCCTCGAATGGGACGACGAGAGCACCCGCAGGACCCTGCGCAACGTGGTCGCGGCGGCCAGACCGGGCGCCCGGGTCGTGATCATCGAGAACCTCGTCGACGACACCCCCTCCATGCGGTTCACCACGGCCATGGACCTGCTGCTGCTGCTCAATGTCGGCGGCGCCAAGCACTCCAGGGACAGTCTGGTCGGCCGGATGTCGGATGCCGGGCTGATCATCGGTGAGATCCGTCCGGTCAACGCGTATCTGCACGCCTTCGAGTGCGTCGTCCCCGGGTGAGACCACCCTCGGGCGCACGGGAACGCCCCGGGTCCGGTGCAGGCACCGGACCCGGGGCGTTCCCGTGCGCTCAGACGGCGCCGTCGCGCTGCCACCGGTAGAACTCCTGGGCCATCGCGTCCTTCGGACCGCGCCAGGTCTGCGGGTGGTAGGGACTCACGAAGGCGGTCAGCCGGTCGCTGAGGTCCTTGAACTCCGGGTGCTGCGTCACCTTGGCGATCTCCGGGCCCGGCGGCCGGTCGGATTCGATCAGGTGCATATACACATCGCCGAACTGGAACAGCGTGCGCCGGTTGACCCCGACGAGGTGCGGCAGTTCGGTGTTGTCGGAGGCGGAGAACAGTTCCGCGATGTCCGGCGCCGACTCCGGCGCCATACGGGCGACGATCAGTGCGTGGTGCATCGAAGGGTGCCTTTCTGGGGCACGGCCCCGTACTCCGCCGCGGCGGAGTACGGGGCCGTGGACGGGCGGGAGGTCAGCTCGCCGTGACCGAGGCGGCACGCCGCTCCCGGTCACGCTGCTCGATCTTGTCCCGGATGAGTTCCATCTGGACGCGGGAGTTGCGGTTGATGTTGTCGGTCATCCACTCGTCGTCGACCGGCGCGTCGGGCCGCATCGCGAAGTCCTGCTTCCAGTGCATCTTCGTGCCGCCGGGGACCTCGGAGTACTCCCACCGGATGTCCATGTGCTGGAACGGGCCCGGCTCGACCCGGCGGGCCACGACGGTGCGCGCGGCCCGGTCGGTGGTCCGCTCGGAGACCCAGCTCCAGACCTTCCCGTTGTCGTCGGGGTGCATGGTCAGCCGGAAGGTCGTCTTCTCGCCCTTCCGCTCGATCACCTCGACCGCCGCGTACTCGCTGAACAGCCGCGGCCATTCCTCCAGGTTGTTCGTCACGTCCCAGACAAGGTCCAGGGGGGCGGCGATGGTGATGTCGTTCTCGGTGTGTCCGGACACTTCAGGCTCCTGTCACGAGGCTGCTGTTGACGAGGTCGAGGAACTCCCGGGGCGAGGTGCACCGGTCGGCGTCGACCGGCAGCGGTACGCCGTACCGGTTCTCCAGCGCGGCGACGATGCCCAGGAGACCGAGCGAGTCGAGACCGAACTCGTCGAAGACGGCGGCCGGCCGGCTCTCCATCTCCTGGGGGTCGACGGTGAGTCCCGCGCCGTTCTTCATCAGCACGGCGAGTTCCTCGTAGGTCAGTCGAGTGGTCATCAGTGGCTTCTCCTTCTCATGCGAGGGGACCGTCGAGGTGTCGCAGCACCAGCGCCGCGTTCGACCCCATGAGCCCCCGGCTCAGCACCAGCGCCGTCCGCAGTTCCGCGGGACGGGCGCGGCCGGTGACCACATCGAGGTCGTGGCACACATCGAAGACGTTGGGGGTGGGCGGGATCAGGCCGTGCTCCATGGCCAGCACCGCGGCGGCCGTGTCCAGCACGGGCGCACCGCAGTAGGCGCGCCCGATGCCGGTCTTGGGCGCCGTCACCGGTACGCGTCGTCCGTGCGCGCCCAGGGCATCGGCGATGGCCAGGGCCTCGGCGCGGTCGGCCGCCGGTACGCCGAGCGCGTCGGCGAAGACGACGTCGATCTCCTCGGGTGCGCAGCCGGCCTCCGCCAGCGCGCCGCCGATCGCCCGCGCCAGGCCGTCCCGGGACTGCTCCCAGCGGGACGCGCCGGTGAACGTCGCGGCGTGACCGGCCAGTTCGGCCCGGACCCGGGCTCCGCGGGCGAGGGCCACCGTCTCGTCCTCGACCACGAGCATGGCTCCGCCCTCGGCTGGCACGAACCCGCAGGCGTCCGCGGTGAACGGACGGTAGGCGCGCGCCGGGTCCTCGCAGGTGCTGAGGTCCTCGTAGCCGAGCTGGCAGACGACCGAGTACGGGGCCAGGGGTGCCTCGGCCGCACCGACGACGACGGCGTCCGTGCCGCGGTGGATGGACCGGGCCGCGTGCATGAGCGCGTCCAGACCACCGGCCTCGTCGCTGGCGACGACCGCGCACGGCCCCTTGAAACCGCCGCGGATCGAGATCTGCCCCGTGCTGGCGGCGTAGAACCAGGCGATCGACTGGTAGGGGCCGACATAGCGGGAGCCCTGGCCCCACAGCCGTTGCAGCTCGCGCTGTCCGAACTCCCCTCCGCCGGAGCCGGCCGCGGTCACCACGCCCACGCCGTACGGCGCGTCCTCGTAGTCGGCCCGGCCGAGCCGGGCGTCGTCCAGGGCGAGGTCGGCCGCGACCATCGCGTAGTGCGTGAACCGGTCGGTCTGCACCAGGTACCGCTCTTCGACGAGGGCCACCGGATCGAAGTCCCGGACCTCGCCCGCGACCCGCAGCGGCAGGTGCTCGCATCCCTCGCGCGACACCCGGTCCAGCACGCTGACGCCTTCCTGCGTCGTCTTCCAGAAGGCTCCGGCGCCTGTTCCGTTGGGGGCCACGACGCCGATGCCGGTGACGACCGGCCGCCGTGCCTGTGAGGTGTTCATGGGGTCCTCCCTCCGGATCGGGTCAGGGCCACCGCGGACTGGAATCCGCCGAACCCGCTGCCGACCGAGAGAACGCTGCGCAGTTTCATGGGACGCGCGACGCGCGGCACGTAGTCGAGGTCGCACTCGGGATCCGGCGTCTCGTAGTTCGCCGTCGGGGGCA is a genomic window of Streptomyces sp. NBC_01237 containing:
- a CDS encoding ketosynthase chain-length factor; translated protein: MNTSQARRPVVTGIGVVAPNGTGAGAFWKTTQEGVSVLDRVSREGCEHLPLRVAGEVRDFDPVALVEERYLVQTDRFTHYAMVAADLALDDARLGRADYEDAPYGVGVVTAAGSGGGEFGQRELQRLWGQGSRYVGPYQSIAWFYAASTGQISIRGGFKGPCAVVASDEAGGLDALMHAARSIHRGTDAVVVGAAEAPLAPYSVVCQLGYEDLSTCEDPARAYRPFTADACGFVPAEGGAMLVVEDETVALARGARVRAELAGHAATFTGASRWEQSRDGLARAIGGALAEAGCAPEEIDVVFADALGVPAADRAEALAIADALGAHGRRVPVTAPKTGIGRAYCGAPVLDTAAAVLAMEHGLIPPTPNVFDVCHDLDVVTGRARPAELRTALVLSRGLMGSNAALVLRHLDGPLA
- a CDS encoding acyl carrier protein, which gives rise to MTTRLTYEELAVLMKNGAGLTVDPQEMESRPAAVFDEFGLDSLGLLGIVAALENRYGVPLPVDADRCTSPREFLDLVNSSLVTGA
- a CDS encoding TcmI family type II polyketide cyclase; its protein translation is MHHALIVARMAPESAPDIAELFSASDNTELPHLVGVNRRTLFQFGDVYMHLIESDRPPGPEIAKVTQHPEFKDLSDRLTAFVSPYHPQTWRGPKDAMAQEFYRWQRDGAV
- a CDS encoding SRPBCC family protein, which gives rise to MSGHTENDITIAAPLDLVWDVTNNLEEWPRLFSEYAAVEVIERKGEKTTFRLTMHPDDNGKVWSWVSERTTDRAARTVVARRVEPGPFQHMDIRWEYSEVPGGTKMHWKQDFAMRPDAPVDDEWMTDNINRNSRVQMELIRDKIEQRDRERRAASVTAS
- a CDS encoding methyltransferase → MTTVSPNPAPTPAQAPPPAPVPPPAMRLRELAFGAACAAAVRAAARLGVADALGESPTTAAELAKAVKTETLPLQRLLRALCCYGIFSETEDGAFVHTDMSRLLREDDPHSLRYISLWCTEPWTWEVWPRLDDAVRSGTSVFPEAFGKGFFDYLHQDAAESAQVFNRAMTTSSRQSALDVAELLDLTGVSVVADIGGGQGHVLASLLDKHPEVRGTLLDLPGVVARADDRLRDGGDLAGRADIVAGDCRESIPVEADLYIIKNILEWDDESTRRTLRNVVAAARPGARVVIIENLVDDTPSMRFTTAMDLLLLLNVGGAKHSRDSLVGRMSDAGLIIGEIRPVNAYLHAFECVVPG